A genomic window from Phocoena sinus isolate mPhoSin1 chromosome 20, mPhoSin1.pri, whole genome shotgun sequence includes:
- the RUNDC3A gene encoding RUN domain-containing protein 3A isoform X3 gives MEASFVQTTMALGLSSKKASSRNVSVERRNLITVCRFSVKTLLEKYTAEPIDDSSEEFVNFAAILEQILSHRFKGPVSWFSSDGQRGFWDYIRLACSKVPNNCVSSIENMENISTARAKGRAWIRVALMEKRMSEYITTALRDTRTTRRFYDSGAIMLREEATVLTGMLIGLSAIDFSFCLKGEVLDGKTPVVIDYTPYLKFTQSYDYLTDEEERHSAESSTSEDNSPEHPYLPLVTDEDSWYSKWHKMEQKFRIVYAQKGYLEELVRLRESQLKDLEAENRRLQLQLEEAAAQNQREKRELEGVILELQEQLTGLIPGDHAPLAQGSKDVTTRLVNQWPSLGTLNGAEGANNPKLYRRHSFMSTEPLSAEASLSSDSQRLGEGKRDEEPWGPIGKDPTPSMLGLCGSLASIPSCKSLASFKSNECLVSDSPEGSPALSPS, from the exons GTTCTCTGTGAAAACGCTGCTGGAGAAGTACACGGCAGAGCCCATCGATGACTCATCTGAGGAGTTCGTGAATTTTGCAGCCATCTTAGAACAGATCCTCAGCCACCGCTTCAAAG GTCCGGTGAGCTGGTTCAGCTCAGACGGGCAGCGGGGCTTCTGGGACTACATCCGCCTGGCCTGCAGCAAAGTGCCCAACAACTGCGTAAGCAGCATCGAGAACATGGAGAACATCAGCACTGCCCGAGCCAAG GGCCGGGCGTGGATCCGGGTGGCACTGATGGAGAAGCGCATGTCAGAATACATCACCACAGCCCTACGGGACACCCGGACCACCAG ACGTTTCTATGACTCGGGAGCCATCATGCTGCGGGAGGAAGCCACGGTCCTCACCGGGATGCTGATCGGACTGAGCGCCATAGACTTCAG CTTCTGCCTAAAGGGCGAAGTGCTGGACGGGAAGACCCCCGTAGTCATCGATTACACGCCCTACCTAAAGTTCACCCAGAG CTACGACTACCTGACCGACGAGGAGGAGCGGCACAGCGCCGAGAGCAGCACGAGCGAGGACAACTCGCCCGAGCACCCGTACCTTCCTCTCGTCACCGACGAGGACAGCTGGTACAGCAAGTGGCACAAGATGGAACAGAAGTTTCGCATTGTCTACGCGCAGAAG GGCTACCTGGAGGAGCTGGTGCGTCTGCGCGAGTCGCAGCTGAAGGACCTGGAGGCGGAGAACCGGCGGCTGCAGCTGCAGCTGGAGGAGGCGGCGGCGCAGAACCAGCGGGAGAAGCGGGAGCTGGAAGGCGTGATCCTGGAGCTGCAGGAGCAGCT gaCAGGTCTGATCCCCGGTGACCATGCTCCCCTGGCCCAGGGTTCCAAGGACGTCACCACACGCCTGGTCAACCAATGGCCGTCACTGGGAACACTCAATGGGGCCGAGGGCGCCAACAACCCTAAGCTCTACCGGAG ACACAGTTTCATGAGCACGGAGCCGCTGTCGGCTGAAGCCAGTCTGAGCTCGGACTCCCAGCGCCTGGGAGAGGGCAAGCGGGACGAGGAGCCCTGGGGCCCCATTG gGAAGGACCCCACGCCCTCCATGCTGGGCCTCTGCGGCTCCCTGGCTTCCATCCCCAGCTGCAAGTCCCTGGCGAGCTTCAAATCCAACGAGTGCCTGGTGAGCGACAGTCCCGAGGGCAGCCCGGCACTGAGCCCCAGCTGA
- the RUNDC3A gene encoding RUN domain-containing protein 3A isoform X5, which translates to MEASFVQTTMALGLSSKKASSRNVSVERRNLITVCRFSVKTLLEKYTAEPIDDSSEEFVNFAAILEQILSHRFKGPVSWFSSDGQRGFWDYIRLACSKVPNNCVSSIENMENISTARAKGRAWIRVALMEKRMSEYITTALRDTRTTRRFYDSGAIMLREEATVLTGMLIGLSAIDFSFCLKGEVLDGKTPVVIDYTPYLKFTQSYDYLTDEEERHSAESSTSEDNSPEHPYLPLVTDEDSWYSKWHKMEQKFRIVYAQKGYLEELVRLRESQLKDLEAENRRLQLQLEEAAAQNQREKRELEGVILELQEQLTGLIPGDHAPLAQGSKDVTTRLVNQWPSLGTLNGAEGANNPKLYRRHSFMSTEPLSAEASLSSDSQRLGEGKRDEEPWGPIGSSEPN; encoded by the exons GTTCTCTGTGAAAACGCTGCTGGAGAAGTACACGGCAGAGCCCATCGATGACTCATCTGAGGAGTTCGTGAATTTTGCAGCCATCTTAGAACAGATCCTCAGCCACCGCTTCAAAG GTCCGGTGAGCTGGTTCAGCTCAGACGGGCAGCGGGGCTTCTGGGACTACATCCGCCTGGCCTGCAGCAAAGTGCCCAACAACTGCGTAAGCAGCATCGAGAACATGGAGAACATCAGCACTGCCCGAGCCAAG GGCCGGGCGTGGATCCGGGTGGCACTGATGGAGAAGCGCATGTCAGAATACATCACCACAGCCCTACGGGACACCCGGACCACCAG ACGTTTCTATGACTCGGGAGCCATCATGCTGCGGGAGGAAGCCACGGTCCTCACCGGGATGCTGATCGGACTGAGCGCCATAGACTTCAG CTTCTGCCTAAAGGGCGAAGTGCTGGACGGGAAGACCCCCGTAGTCATCGATTACACGCCCTACCTAAAGTTCACCCAGAG CTACGACTACCTGACCGACGAGGAGGAGCGGCACAGCGCCGAGAGCAGCACGAGCGAGGACAACTCGCCCGAGCACCCGTACCTTCCTCTCGTCACCGACGAGGACAGCTGGTACAGCAAGTGGCACAAGATGGAACAGAAGTTTCGCATTGTCTACGCGCAGAAG GGCTACCTGGAGGAGCTGGTGCGTCTGCGCGAGTCGCAGCTGAAGGACCTGGAGGCGGAGAACCGGCGGCTGCAGCTGCAGCTGGAGGAGGCGGCGGCGCAGAACCAGCGGGAGAAGCGGGAGCTGGAAGGCGTGATCCTGGAGCTGCAGGAGCAGCT gaCAGGTCTGATCCCCGGTGACCATGCTCCCCTGGCCCAGGGTTCCAAGGACGTCACCACACGCCTGGTCAACCAATGGCCGTCACTGGGAACACTCAATGGGGCCGAGGGCGCCAACAACCCTAAGCTCTACCGGAG ACACAGTTTCATGAGCACGGAGCCGCTGTCGGCTGAAGCCAGTCTGAGCTCGGACTCCCAGCGCCTGGGAGAGGGCAAGCGGGACGAGGAGCCCTGGGGCCCCATTG gaagctcagagccaaaTTAG
- the RUNDC3A gene encoding RUN domain-containing protein 3A isoform X4 translates to MEASFVQTTMALGLSSKKASSRNVSVERRNLITVCRFSVKTLLEKYTAEPIDDSSEEFVNFAAILEQILSHRFKACAPAGPVSWFSSDGQRGFWDYIRLACSKVPNNCVSSIENMENISTARAKGRAWIRVALMEKRMSEYITTALRDTRTTRRFYDSGAIMLREEATVLTGMLIGLSAIDFSFCLKGEVLDGKTPVVIDYTPYLKFTQSYDYLTDEEERHSAESSTSEDNSPEHPYLPLVTDEDSWYSKWHKMEQKFRIVYAQKGYLEELVRLRESQLKDLEAENRRLQLQLEEAAAQNQREKRELEGVILELQEQLTGLIPGDHAPLAQGSKDVTTRLVNQWPSLGTLNGAEGANNPKLYRRHSFMSTEPLSAEASLSSDSQRLGEGKRDEEPWGPIGSSEPN, encoded by the exons GTTCTCTGTGAAAACGCTGCTGGAGAAGTACACGGCAGAGCCCATCGATGACTCATCTGAGGAGTTCGTGAATTTTGCAGCCATCTTAGAACAGATCCTCAGCCACCGCTTCAAAG CCTGTGCCCCAGCAGGTCCGGTGAGCTGGTTCAGCTCAGACGGGCAGCGGGGCTTCTGGGACTACATCCGCCTGGCCTGCAGCAAAGTGCCCAACAACTGCGTAAGCAGCATCGAGAACATGGAGAACATCAGCACTGCCCGAGCCAAG GGCCGGGCGTGGATCCGGGTGGCACTGATGGAGAAGCGCATGTCAGAATACATCACCACAGCCCTACGGGACACCCGGACCACCAG ACGTTTCTATGACTCGGGAGCCATCATGCTGCGGGAGGAAGCCACGGTCCTCACCGGGATGCTGATCGGACTGAGCGCCATAGACTTCAG CTTCTGCCTAAAGGGCGAAGTGCTGGACGGGAAGACCCCCGTAGTCATCGATTACACGCCCTACCTAAAGTTCACCCAGAG CTACGACTACCTGACCGACGAGGAGGAGCGGCACAGCGCCGAGAGCAGCACGAGCGAGGACAACTCGCCCGAGCACCCGTACCTTCCTCTCGTCACCGACGAGGACAGCTGGTACAGCAAGTGGCACAAGATGGAACAGAAGTTTCGCATTGTCTACGCGCAGAAG GGCTACCTGGAGGAGCTGGTGCGTCTGCGCGAGTCGCAGCTGAAGGACCTGGAGGCGGAGAACCGGCGGCTGCAGCTGCAGCTGGAGGAGGCGGCGGCGCAGAACCAGCGGGAGAAGCGGGAGCTGGAAGGCGTGATCCTGGAGCTGCAGGAGCAGCT gaCAGGTCTGATCCCCGGTGACCATGCTCCCCTGGCCCAGGGTTCCAAGGACGTCACCACACGCCTGGTCAACCAATGGCCGTCACTGGGAACACTCAATGGGGCCGAGGGCGCCAACAACCCTAAGCTCTACCGGAG ACACAGTTTCATGAGCACGGAGCCGCTGTCGGCTGAAGCCAGTCTGAGCTCGGACTCCCAGCGCCTGGGAGAGGGCAAGCGGGACGAGGAGCCCTGGGGCCCCATTG gaagctcagagccaaaTTAG
- the RUNDC3A gene encoding RUN domain-containing protein 3A isoform X6, with the protein MEASFVQTTMALGLSSKKASSRNVSVERRNLITVCRFSVKTLLEKYTAEPIDDSSEEFVNFAAILEQILSHRFKACAPAGPVSWFSSDGQRGFWDYIRLACSKVPNNCVSSIENMENISTARAKGRAWIRVALMEKRMSEYITTALRDTRTTRRFYDSGAIMLREEATVLTGMLIGLSAIDFSFCLKGEVLDGKTPVVIDYTPYLKFTQSYDYLTDEEERHSAESSTSEDNSPEHPYLPLVTDEDSWYSKWHKMEQKFRIVYAQKGYLEELVRLRESQLKDLEAENRRLQLQLEEAAAQNQREKRELEGVILELQEQLTSINPPSPSLPPGGPAPSPPPRPNIMLDIRPPTNRLPTSPSTTRHKLEWPLNSTPGTPRLQLRTSN; encoded by the exons GTTCTCTGTGAAAACGCTGCTGGAGAAGTACACGGCAGAGCCCATCGATGACTCATCTGAGGAGTTCGTGAATTTTGCAGCCATCTTAGAACAGATCCTCAGCCACCGCTTCAAAG CCTGTGCCCCAGCAGGTCCGGTGAGCTGGTTCAGCTCAGACGGGCAGCGGGGCTTCTGGGACTACATCCGCCTGGCCTGCAGCAAAGTGCCCAACAACTGCGTAAGCAGCATCGAGAACATGGAGAACATCAGCACTGCCCGAGCCAAG GGCCGGGCGTGGATCCGGGTGGCACTGATGGAGAAGCGCATGTCAGAATACATCACCACAGCCCTACGGGACACCCGGACCACCAG ACGTTTCTATGACTCGGGAGCCATCATGCTGCGGGAGGAAGCCACGGTCCTCACCGGGATGCTGATCGGACTGAGCGCCATAGACTTCAG CTTCTGCCTAAAGGGCGAAGTGCTGGACGGGAAGACCCCCGTAGTCATCGATTACACGCCCTACCTAAAGTTCACCCAGAG CTACGACTACCTGACCGACGAGGAGGAGCGGCACAGCGCCGAGAGCAGCACGAGCGAGGACAACTCGCCCGAGCACCCGTACCTTCCTCTCGTCACCGACGAGGACAGCTGGTACAGCAAGTGGCACAAGATGGAACAGAAGTTTCGCATTGTCTACGCGCAGAAG GGCTACCTGGAGGAGCTGGTGCGTCTGCGCGAGTCGCAGCTGAAGGACCTGGAGGCGGAGAACCGGCGGCTGCAGCTGCAGCTGGAGGAGGCGGCGGCGCAGAACCAGCGGGAGAAGCGGGAGCTGGAAGGCGTGATCCTGGAGCTGCAGGAGCAGCT CACCAGCATCAACCCCCCGAGTCCGTCACTGCCACCCGGAGgtccagccccctccccgccaccgCGACCTAACATCATGCTCGACATAAGGCCCCCCACCAACCGGCTCCCCACTTCACCCTCAACTACCCGACATAAGCTAGAATGGCCATTGAACAGTACTCCTGGGACCCCAAGATTACAATTAAGGACCTCTAATTAA
- the RUNDC3A gene encoding RUN domain-containing protein 3A isoform X1 produces MEASFVQTTMALGLSSKKASSRNVSVERRNLITVCRFSVKTLLEKYTAEPIDDSSEEFVNFAAILEQILSHRFKACAPAGPVSWFSSDGQRGFWDYIRLACSKVPNNCVSSIENMENISTARAKGRAWIRVALMEKRMSEYITTALRDTRTTRRFYDSGAIMLREEATVLTGMLIGLSAIDFSFCLKGEVLDGKTPVVIDYTPYLKFTQSYDYLTDEEERHSAESSTSEDNSPEHPYLPLVTDEDSWYSKWHKMEQKFRIVYAQKGYLEELVRLRESQLKDLEAENRRLQLQLEEAAAQNQREKRELEGVILELQEQLTGLIPGDHAPLAQGSKDVTTRLVNQWPSLGTLNGAEGANNPKLYRRHSFMSTEPLSAEASLSSDSQRLGEGKRDEEPWGPIGKDPTPSMLGLCGSLASIPSCKSLASFKSNECLVSDSPEGSPALSPS; encoded by the exons GTTCTCTGTGAAAACGCTGCTGGAGAAGTACACGGCAGAGCCCATCGATGACTCATCTGAGGAGTTCGTGAATTTTGCAGCCATCTTAGAACAGATCCTCAGCCACCGCTTCAAAG CCTGTGCCCCAGCAGGTCCGGTGAGCTGGTTCAGCTCAGACGGGCAGCGGGGCTTCTGGGACTACATCCGCCTGGCCTGCAGCAAAGTGCCCAACAACTGCGTAAGCAGCATCGAGAACATGGAGAACATCAGCACTGCCCGAGCCAAG GGCCGGGCGTGGATCCGGGTGGCACTGATGGAGAAGCGCATGTCAGAATACATCACCACAGCCCTACGGGACACCCGGACCACCAG ACGTTTCTATGACTCGGGAGCCATCATGCTGCGGGAGGAAGCCACGGTCCTCACCGGGATGCTGATCGGACTGAGCGCCATAGACTTCAG CTTCTGCCTAAAGGGCGAAGTGCTGGACGGGAAGACCCCCGTAGTCATCGATTACACGCCCTACCTAAAGTTCACCCAGAG CTACGACTACCTGACCGACGAGGAGGAGCGGCACAGCGCCGAGAGCAGCACGAGCGAGGACAACTCGCCCGAGCACCCGTACCTTCCTCTCGTCACCGACGAGGACAGCTGGTACAGCAAGTGGCACAAGATGGAACAGAAGTTTCGCATTGTCTACGCGCAGAAG GGCTACCTGGAGGAGCTGGTGCGTCTGCGCGAGTCGCAGCTGAAGGACCTGGAGGCGGAGAACCGGCGGCTGCAGCTGCAGCTGGAGGAGGCGGCGGCGCAGAACCAGCGGGAGAAGCGGGAGCTGGAAGGCGTGATCCTGGAGCTGCAGGAGCAGCT gaCAGGTCTGATCCCCGGTGACCATGCTCCCCTGGCCCAGGGTTCCAAGGACGTCACCACACGCCTGGTCAACCAATGGCCGTCACTGGGAACACTCAATGGGGCCGAGGGCGCCAACAACCCTAAGCTCTACCGGAG ACACAGTTTCATGAGCACGGAGCCGCTGTCGGCTGAAGCCAGTCTGAGCTCGGACTCCCAGCGCCTGGGAGAGGGCAAGCGGGACGAGGAGCCCTGGGGCCCCATTG gGAAGGACCCCACGCCCTCCATGCTGGGCCTCTGCGGCTCCCTGGCTTCCATCCCCAGCTGCAAGTCCCTGGCGAGCTTCAAATCCAACGAGTGCCTGGTGAGCGACAGTCCCGAGGGCAGCCCGGCACTGAGCCCCAGCTGA
- the RUNDC3A gene encoding RUN domain-containing protein 3A isoform X2, translating to MEASFVQTTMALGLSSKKASSRNVSVERRNLITVCRFSVKTLLEKYTAEPIDDSSEEFVNFAAILEQILSHRFKAGPVSWFSSDGQRGFWDYIRLACSKVPNNCVSSIENMENISTARAKGRAWIRVALMEKRMSEYITTALRDTRTTRRFYDSGAIMLREEATVLTGMLIGLSAIDFSFCLKGEVLDGKTPVVIDYTPYLKFTQSYDYLTDEEERHSAESSTSEDNSPEHPYLPLVTDEDSWYSKWHKMEQKFRIVYAQKGYLEELVRLRESQLKDLEAENRRLQLQLEEAAAQNQREKRELEGVILELQEQLTGLIPGDHAPLAQGSKDVTTRLVNQWPSLGTLNGAEGANNPKLYRRHSFMSTEPLSAEASLSSDSQRLGEGKRDEEPWGPIGKDPTPSMLGLCGSLASIPSCKSLASFKSNECLVSDSPEGSPALSPS from the exons GTTCTCTGTGAAAACGCTGCTGGAGAAGTACACGGCAGAGCCCATCGATGACTCATCTGAGGAGTTCGTGAATTTTGCAGCCATCTTAGAACAGATCCTCAGCCACCGCTTCAAAG CAGGTCCGGTGAGCTGGTTCAGCTCAGACGGGCAGCGGGGCTTCTGGGACTACATCCGCCTGGCCTGCAGCAAAGTGCCCAACAACTGCGTAAGCAGCATCGAGAACATGGAGAACATCAGCACTGCCCGAGCCAAG GGCCGGGCGTGGATCCGGGTGGCACTGATGGAGAAGCGCATGTCAGAATACATCACCACAGCCCTACGGGACACCCGGACCACCAG ACGTTTCTATGACTCGGGAGCCATCATGCTGCGGGAGGAAGCCACGGTCCTCACCGGGATGCTGATCGGACTGAGCGCCATAGACTTCAG CTTCTGCCTAAAGGGCGAAGTGCTGGACGGGAAGACCCCCGTAGTCATCGATTACACGCCCTACCTAAAGTTCACCCAGAG CTACGACTACCTGACCGACGAGGAGGAGCGGCACAGCGCCGAGAGCAGCACGAGCGAGGACAACTCGCCCGAGCACCCGTACCTTCCTCTCGTCACCGACGAGGACAGCTGGTACAGCAAGTGGCACAAGATGGAACAGAAGTTTCGCATTGTCTACGCGCAGAAG GGCTACCTGGAGGAGCTGGTGCGTCTGCGCGAGTCGCAGCTGAAGGACCTGGAGGCGGAGAACCGGCGGCTGCAGCTGCAGCTGGAGGAGGCGGCGGCGCAGAACCAGCGGGAGAAGCGGGAGCTGGAAGGCGTGATCCTGGAGCTGCAGGAGCAGCT gaCAGGTCTGATCCCCGGTGACCATGCTCCCCTGGCCCAGGGTTCCAAGGACGTCACCACACGCCTGGTCAACCAATGGCCGTCACTGGGAACACTCAATGGGGCCGAGGGCGCCAACAACCCTAAGCTCTACCGGAG ACACAGTTTCATGAGCACGGAGCCGCTGTCGGCTGAAGCCAGTCTGAGCTCGGACTCCCAGCGCCTGGGAGAGGGCAAGCGGGACGAGGAGCCCTGGGGCCCCATTG gGAAGGACCCCACGCCCTCCATGCTGGGCCTCTGCGGCTCCCTGGCTTCCATCCCCAGCTGCAAGTCCCTGGCGAGCTTCAAATCCAACGAGTGCCTGGTGAGCGACAGTCCCGAGGGCAGCCCGGCACTGAGCCCCAGCTGA